The stretch of DNA TCGATCGAACGGCCCGGGCTGCATGAGGCGTTCGTCCGGATCGTCGGCCAGCATGGCGACGTCGCGCAGGAGCAGGCGGCATGACGCGCTTCCGTCGGACGCTCCGCCAGACCTTCACGATCGCGCGGCGCGACTTCATCGCTACCGTCTTCACGCCGATCTTCCTGCTGTTCCTGTTCGCGCCGGTCATCATGGGATCGTTCGGCGCGATCGGTGGGCTGGGCGCGGCGAGCGTCAGCGGCGGTGCGCAGGACAAGACGCGGATCATCGCGATCGTCCCCGCCTCCACCGCGCGGCCGATCGACGAGGCCGACGCCCGGCTGCGCGGCATGTTCCGCGACGAGGAAGCTCCCCCCGAACTGTCGATCGTCGCACCGACTGCCGATCCGGCAGCGCAAGCGCGCGCGGCATTCGAGACGAAGGACATCGATGCGTCCGCAGTGCTGTACGGCCCGCTCGACGCGCCGCAGATCCTGTACGGTCCGCGAGGGAAGCGCTCGGCGGATTATCTCGGGTTGCTCGCGCAGACGACGCTGGCCGCGCAGAAGCTCGGCGGCACGCTGCCGACGATCGCGGCGACAAAGACGCGGATCACGCGTTCGACCACGTCGGTCGGGGGCCAGCACCAATCCGCCTTCTTCGCGGTGTTCGGGATCTTCTTCCTGACGCTGTTCCTGTCGGGCCAGGTCGTCGGCACGATGGCCGAGGAGCGCAACAACAAGGTGATCGAGGTGCTGGCCGCTGCGGTACCCTTGGAGTCCGTGTTCTTTGGCAAGCTGATCGGGATGTTCGGCGTGGCGGTGCTGTTCGTCGCGTTCTGGGGCACGGTCGTCACGCAGATCACGTCGCTGATGCCCGCCGCCGCCGCGGTCGCGCTGGGCGACCTGACGCCCGCGGTCGGGGGTCCGATGTTCGCGCTGCTGTTCGCAGGCTATTTCAGCATGGCGTACCTGTTGTTGGGGTCGGTGTTCCTCGGCGTCGGCGCGCAGGCGTCGACGATGCGCGAGATCCAGATGCTGTCGCTGCCGATCACGATCCTGCAGGTGGCGATGTTCGGGCTCTCGTCCGCCGCGGTCTCGCGTCCGGGAAGCTGGATCGCAACGTTTGCCGAACTGTTCCCGCTGTCGTCGCCGTTCGCGATGGCCGGGCGTGCGGCGAACGCGCCGGAACTGTGGCCGCATGTCGCGGCGTTGGCGTGGCAGGCCTTGTGGGTGACGATCTTCATCACGGTAGGCGCACGGCTGTTCCGGCGCGGGGTGCTGCAATCGGGCAGTGCGCGGCCGTTCTGGCGGCGGAAGGCGAAAGGGGCGGCGTAGGTTTTGCAAACCTTCCCCGCTCCCTCTCCCGTTCGCCCTGAGCGAAGTCGAAGGGTAAGTCCCGCACACAGGTGCTTCGACTTCGCTCAGCACGAACGAAAATTGTGGCCCTATTGACATAGGTGTCAGCAGAGCCTCTCCTATGGCAAAACACGGGAGAGAGACGATGGCGACTCTGGTGAGAGACGTGACGCAGGATGCGGTCGATCCGCTCGATGTAAGCCGTGCAGAGCTGTACCGCGACGATGTGTGGCAGGCGCCTTTCAAGACGCTGCGGGCCGAGTCTCCGGTCCACTATGTCGAGCATTCCGACTACGGGCCGTACTGGTCCGTCTCGACCTACAAGGGCATCGTCGAGGTCGAGTCGCTCCCCGATCTTTATTCCTCCGAAGCGGGTGGAATCACGATCGCGGATTTCGTCGCCGAGCGCGATGTCCGCATGCCGATGTTCATCGCGCGGGACCGCCCAGTGCATACGGGTCAGCGCCGCACCGTCGCGCCTGCCTTCACGCCGAGCGAAATGACCCGGATGTCAGGCGATATCCGGCGGCGGACCGCGGATATGCTCGACAGCCTGCCGTGGAATACGCCGTTCGACTGGGTCGACACCGTCGCGATCGAACTGACCACACAGATGCTCGCGATCCTGTTCGACTTCCCTTGGGCGGACCGGCGGAAACTGACTTTGTGGTCGGACTGGGCGGGCGATATCGAGATCGTGAAGAACGAGGAACTGCGCGGTCAGCGGCTCGCGCACATGTTCGAATGCGGCTCGTATTTCAAAAACCTCTGGGACGCGAAGATCGACAAGGATCCAACGCCCGACCTGATATCGATGATGATCCATTCGGACGCGATGAGCCACATGGATCACAACGAGTTCATCGGGAACCTCATCCTGCTGATCGTCGGCGGCAACGACACGACGCGCAAT from Sphingomonas faeni encodes:
- a CDS encoding cytochrome P450, yielding MATLVRDVTQDAVDPLDVSRAELYRDDVWQAPFKTLRAESPVHYVEHSDYGPYWSVSTYKGIVEVESLPDLYSSEAGGITIADFVAERDVRMPMFIARDRPVHTGQRRTVAPAFTPSEMTRMSGDIRRRTADMLDSLPWNTPFDWVDTVAIELTTQMLAILFDFPWADRRKLTLWSDWAGDIEIVKNEELRGQRLAHMFECGSYFKNLWDAKIDKDPTPDLISMMIHSDAMSHMDHNEFIGNLILLIVGGNDTTRNSMSALAYGLDKFPESRAKLEADPTLIPNAVSEILRWQTPLAHMRRTATADAELMGQQIRAGDKLALWYISANRDESVFGDDADVIVVDRPNARRHLAFGHGIHRCVGARLAEMQIAILLEEMAARRMRINVLAEPTRVAACFVHGYRTLPVEISKY
- a CDS encoding ABC transporter permease — encoded protein: MTRFRRTLRQTFTIARRDFIATVFTPIFLLFLFAPVIMGSFGAIGGLGAASVSGGAQDKTRIIAIVPASTARPIDEADARLRGMFRDEEAPPELSIVAPTADPAAQARAAFETKDIDASAVLYGPLDAPQILYGPRGKRSADYLGLLAQTTLAAQKLGGTLPTIAATKTRITRSTTSVGGQHQSAFFAVFGIFFLTLFLSGQVVGTMAEERNNKVIEVLAAAVPLESVFFGKLIGMFGVAVLFVAFWGTVVTQITSLMPAAAAVALGDLTPAVGGPMFALLFAGYFSMAYLLLGSVFLGVGAQASTMREIQMLSLPITILQVAMFGLSSAAVSRPGSWIATFAELFPLSSPFAMAGRAANAPELWPHVAALAWQALWVTIFITVGARLFRRGVLQSGSARPFWRRKAKGAA